ttgttgttgtttgttgaatTATCCTTCCCGAAACAAATATGGATTGGTTCAGAGCTATTCTTCCTTAGAGATTAGGTTTGATTCTTTCCACCAAAATTTTTGTGAGACATTTATACACCACATTGCACAACGCAATTGGTCTGAATTGAGTAAGGAATTTCAATTGTTTTCTCTTTGGAATAAGAGTTATTAAAGTGTTGTTGACCCCCTAAATCAAAGTGGGATCCCTTCCATAGGCTTTGAATAAACTGTACAAAGGAGTTTCCAACCATTTTCCAATGCTCCTTGaagaaaagagttggaaattcATCTTCCCTAGGTGCCTTTAAAGATCCAATACCAAATAAGACTCCTTTAATTTCATCGTAAGTCAAGGACTTCAACATATTTCTTCTATGCACCTCTTCCATTGGTGGATATGAAAGATTATCACACCAAACACTATTTGCAATTCTTagtttaagaattttattttttcttctcctcACAAGAGTTTTTGTGTGGTAAAACTTGGTGCTTTTATCTTCTTCAATCAGCCAATGTTGTCTCAACTTCCGTATCCAAAAGACTTCTTCTCTATTCAAAatctcctctagttcttcttccAATTTTCGTTCCAAATTTTCTAAGAAAGGATTTGTACCATAGTTGTAAGATTTTTGAATACTTATAATACAATTTAATAGTATCTTTTTTTCCTTAAAATTATGaccaaatttttctttattcCATTTCTATAGCTTAGTAGACAACATACATAAGGCTTGGGGCATTGGGAGGGCATTTTTTcacattttattaataaaatcagCAAACTCCGGGTGTGTTTCCTACATTGCTTCAAACCCTGAAAGGTTTAACACTTTTATCAGTCTGAGAAGGCTTCAAATTAACCAACAGGGGATGATGATCGGAGTTGACTCTTGGAAGAACTGAAATGAAGGCTTTTGGAAAGAGAGTTCTCCACTGTGCATTCGCAAGTGCTTTATCGAATCTCTTGAAAATCCTGTCCATGCCTTCTCTAACTTCCCCTTTCTATGTAAATTTAGAACCAACAAATCGCAAATCTAAAAGTTGAAAATCATTAATCCATCTCCTGAAATGGCTACAAGCATGACTATTTACAGCGGTTCTACCTTTTTTTCTGTGGTCACTGCTATTTCGTTAAAATTCCCTACCAACATCTAAGAACCAACTATATTAACAACTatttcataaattttattttaaaaaattctcctTGTATCCTCTGAGGGCTAGCATAAACTACAGAAAGCAACCATCTGTCTTTTTAATCGTCaacaattttcaattaacaaatTGGGGGTGAGAGCATACAACATTAATATCTAAACTAGCATTTTTTCAAAGGGCCCATATTCCCCCAACAAAACCCACAGCTTCTTCTCTATGAGAGAAAGAAAAACCCAGCTCATTAACAACATTTTCCGCTTTCTAACCACTACATTTAGTTTCATACAGAAGCACAATGTCCAGTTTATATTGCCTGCAAAGCTCTTTCAACATGTTTATATTGGCTTTGTTGGCCACTCCTCTAATATTTcatgataataaaattataaataaacaaaacaaaaagaagggtAGAACATCACCGCTTATAAAGGCATAGGCTCCCTAAACATATTGCGTGTCCTCCTCCATCAGATGGGTTCTATTATGGTTTTGGTCAActctcatttcttctttttcttcatattttttcatcGTCTAGATTAATATTTCTATCTCTATTGACTCAAAGTTTGGAGGTTTTGGGTCAGGTGGATCCACTCTAGTGATAGGTACTTCTTGGGAGAAGTTTGGACTAACTGGGTTTTGAGAAACCTAATTTTCTTAGAATATATTCACTTGATTCTCGAAGTATGTGTGGTCACATTCATAAAATATTCTGGAGTGGATTATGTCTGGCTAACTTGGGATGAAGGATGCTTTGTATAGACAGGTTAGTGATACTGGTTAGACTGAATAGTTTGGACATCTTATTGATTTTGGGTGGACATGTAGGTTTTGGCAGATGAGAGGCCTTTGGGGGCAACATTCATTGGGCTTCCATTAGCAACAGGAGTTTCTAAGATTAACAGACTAGATGGGCTATCTTGTTTTTTTCGGGTCGCTAGCAGAAATGGGCTTGGGAGTGATTGACAAGGTCTTGTTGTTGGCTCTTCTTTTGCTGTGTGGAAAAATTATTCGTCTTTTTCTGTAGGTGTGGCATTGGAAATAGAAGCTTCTATAATTTTATCACCCTGCTGCACATTAGATTCTCCATTCACCAACACTGTAAATTTCGAAGAAATTTTTCCCTCcacaaatatatttttgtttcctttttcacCTTCACCACTACTTGTACCTTCACCTCCTCCCCTTGCAGGTTTCTTTCCACGTGTTGTCCTTTGTACCAGCCACATAGACCATAATTATCCTCATTTTCTTGTAAGACCTCTTTACCCTTGTGATTTTTTGGAATCTCTTTATTGCTCCCTTCCTCCTCATTTTCAGTTGACTGAGACTTTTGCTTCTGTTCAACCTTCTTCCTCCTCAATTTCAGGCATTCTGATTTCTCATGGCCAATTCTTTTACAGTGAAAACAAACCtaatgaatttttttgtattccATATTGTAAGTAACCCTGTTAATTTGGTATTGGGAGATCAGGAGTTTCTCCATCTCCACCTCTACACATAGCTGCGCAAATCTGTCCCTTGCTACCTGAGCAGTGTTCACATCCACTTTCAGAGTTCTTCACACAACATTTTCTATCTTTTCCAGAATTCTTCTATTGTAATACTCAATAGCTAAACTAGAGAGGTAGATCCAAGCCGCAATTTTTTCAATGGAAGTAAGAAAGTGATTGAATTCTGGTTGCCATAACCGGATAATTAAATAGTGGTAAAACATTTTCCATGGCCCCTAAGTAATAGCAAAATCTAGGTCCTCAGAGTTATAAAAATGCACTAGAAAAAATCATTGCCTAAATTAATCACATCCAAGCTTCCTTGTTTTTTTTCACATTGCTTCTAAAATCTGCGTTTAAAAACAGGCAATGAGATTTCTCTTTCCAACAGTTTCACTATCAAAGAGTCCCACCAACGGCTCCTGAGTTTTCTCTGCATGTCTTCTCCTATAATCAAGTTGTATATACCTTCCTTTGTTTTCTCAACTCGGACCTCACTCTCTTCATCCTCCGAGTCTGACTCTGTTACCTTGTTTTTAGCTTTCTTGTCCTCATCATCAATCCTCTTAGTAGCGCTACCGTTCCTCACAATGGTCGCAAAGGATGGGGCTCCTCCCGGTGCACCAAAACCATGCCGCTGGCCGTCTGTAACTGGTTGCGGGCTGCATTCGACCACATCCACACCTTCTTTCGTCTTTTCTGCCTCCATCCATtcctccattctgaaaacattggCCATGCCCCTTAAGTATTCATCTCCTTTCCCTGACTTTCTCTCACCTTCTTTCCTAATCTATGGAGAATCTCGCCTTCCTTCCACATTCTCTCCCTTGGGTCATGCTGACGGGGGGTCCCTCCTCGGACGAAGCCACCACACATGGCCTCCCCTTTAATTTATGCAATTCCTAGACCTGTTCCTCATCAAGTCCATTTCCTTTCCTTGATAGTCATGCCAACAGAGTGGGCGGGCTGGGGTAATTCCTTAAAAAAAAgacgtttattttttattttctaatattaaaaacttaaaaatttatttatcaaccCCGAATCGAATTATTATATACCATAATTGAAACATAAAGCATTATTTGTATCAgatttgatttgaattaaatCAAATCCACAAATTCCGCAATAAATcatcatataattattttgattgggTTGATCATATATAGAGACATTAGATAAGTGACCTACTCTTTTTCACTCTTTTGAACTAACATATATATATTGAACCGAAAACATTTACAGGGAATCAACGAAACCATGAAACAAGAAGTTCAAATGCATAAAAAGAAGGTGAAGATGTATTTGTCTTCTAATGACAATAATATCTTACAAAAGTTATGTTAATAGATTCAATTCAACATTTAAGTATATCTTGTCATTTTGAACATGAAATTGATGAAATATTAGCCCAAATTCACAATGATTTTACCAACAATAACGACCTTGTTACAAAAGAATGCGATCTTCACTTTGTTGCATTACTTTTCCGTTTATTTCGACAAAAGGGATATTACATTTCATCAGGTATGTCTAAATCTCATTTTTCTATCTTATTTATAATTACATTACCTTAAAAAAATCGTACTAATTGTTAATTATGGATTCACACTAgtttgtatatatgtgaattacATAGATATTTTCAACAAATTCAAGAATAGAAGGGGAGAATTCGATGAAATAACTGATGTTCAAGGAATGTGGAGCTTGTATGAAGCTGCACAATTAAGAGTTCATGGAGAAGATATATTAGAGGAAGCACATGAATTCACATACAATAGACTTAAGTCTATCACCAATCAATTGAGTCCATCTCTTGGTGACCAAATCAATCAAAGTTTAGGACAACCTTTTCACAAGACAATTCCAAGAATGAAGGCAAGGTCATATATATCTTTCTATGAAAAAGATCCTTCATGTGACAAGGTTGATCTTCTAAACTTTGCAAAATTGGATTTCAATATGGTGCAAAAATTGTATAAAAAAGAAATTGGTAGCAACACCAAGTAAGTACTATACTTCTACTCAAGTTCTCCTAGCTAATTACTATACTTCTACTCAAGTTATCCTagctaatttttttgtaattagattattttcatatcaaaaatgttaaaattaacgaaatatttttttttcaaaaatatgtggtgaaagatttaattagatttttaattataaatatttcaatttgcaaaaaaataagaaagatctaattacaaaattaaaagtagcaTATGGACTTAattgaaagggaaaaaaaatataaagacttaattaaaattttggtaaaattataaggaccaatgtagtaattaaacctaaaaataaCTCCCATAATTAATCATCATGACATAAGCTTTAACTAGTTGTATTACAGGTGGTGGAGAGAATCAGATTTTGCAACAAAGGTTCCTTATGCAAGAGACAGGATAGTTGAAGTATTCTTTTGGCCTTTTGCTATGAACTCTGAGCCTAAATATAGCACTGCAAGACAAATAATAACCAAATTGGTTTTATGTATCTCTCTTGTGGATGATACTTATGATGTTTATGGCACGGTTGAAGAACTTGAACTCTTCACCAGAGCAATCCAAAGGTTTGATCTTAGAATAAGAATTCACCAAAGTTTATATTATGCTATTTcaataaagaataaaaagaaaaaaaataatatctttatcAATCCCATcattatatttagtttttttttcttaatttttagaccttttatgtttttatttttatttttcagatgggATATTCGTTACATTGAATCTCTTCCAGAGTGCTTTAAAGTCGTTTTCAATGCAATTGTGGAATGTTTGATGGAAATAGACGTTTTCATGAATGATGTGAATGGAGACTCAAGCTTAGTATTGCAACATGTTAAACAAGCCGTATGCTAATTTCATTAACACACTTATTATTTAGTTTATTAATGAgcactttaattaattaaataactttATTATATATACTTGCAGTTTTCTAATTTTGTACAAGGTTACATGGTTGAAGCAAAATGGTGCCATGAAGGCTATATTCCAACATATGATGAGTACAAGATTAACGGGGTTCTCACTTCAGCAAACCCATTGTTTACAACAGTGTTCACTGCCTTCGGAGAATTTGCAACCAAAGAAATATTTGGTTGGATTTCTGATATTCCGCTCATCTTAAAAACCACATCACTTGTTGGCAGACTACTAAATGATTTGGCCTCACACAAGGTAgagatttttctaatttttttaattaatttgatattacataaaattcaattttgatgCTATATTAATGTAATAATTATGTTAtgtgtatatattaaaatcagctactaatataaaatatatattaaaatataaatacacactaaaaataaattaaataatatatttacacataaatatatatattattgactGATTtcagtgtataaataatatttttattaatataaaataattttacatatacATTCAATTACATAGTATATattatattcataaaaataattattttttatattaatttataattataaaaaatataattaaaaaattatataaaatattttacactagtGCATCTTAATTAGATTCACATATATAAGTTTTTAATCGCTTTAatctaatttaataaattttggtAATAATGGCATGCATAATTTAACTTTCGCTTTTTAAATTTGATCAACATGTGTAGTTTGAACAACAAAGGGAACATGTTGCTTCTGCGGTAGAAAGTTGCATGAAGCAATATGACTTTTCAGAAGAGGAGGCCTATGAATTTATTAAAAAGGATATCAATGATTCTTGGAAGGATATGAATGAAGAGTATCTCAAGTTAACTGAGAAAATCCCAAGACCCATCCTTGATTGCATTGTTAATTTGGCACGCATATGTGAGTTTCTATATGCAAACTTTGAAGATAAATACACCAACTGTGAACTTCTGAACGATCACATCATGGCACTGCTTTTGGACCCCATCATCGTGTAGCAGTTTCCTCAAGaaataaatattctaaataaataactaacaaattatattataatataattaagaaactgagactaaattttttttgtctcatTCTCATGATATTGCGTCCATTGTCAATTTGTCACTACAAcaattcaaataaatataatatatggtCAGTTTGAAATTATTTACTATCACTTTAACTAATTAAATAACTTCCTATTATATATACTTGCagttttctaattaaataattGGTTCTATttcagcttttgattttcttttttttttatggttaaaatTGATTGATGAATCGAATGActtgaaaaaaaagtttaaaactacaaattgaaatttatttaaatattttttaatttgtaaaaagaataatttatcaTAGTTTAGTGGTTtgatttaattaactaatttataagattaaaaataattaacattaatCAAGATAATACAATTAAATTCCTCCATTCAAAATTCAACAACTCATAAAGGATATACAATTCTCTAATAATTGAGGAATGGCTAGAGAATTCACTCACTTTTTAAcaagacaaaataaaaagaaatcttGTTTGATACATAGCTGTCCACTTGGCCACACATTTTTCACATACATCTGAAAATGGGCATCCAGCTAGGGACATTAACTCATCTCCCTTTGCATGAGTGAACCATATTCTATATATAGTTATTGGTTCTTAACTCCTTACTATCGTTCATTACCCAGTACTATACATGTCTCTTTCAGCTTCGGTTCCAGTGATGCCTTCGACTCAACATGGCCCTTCTAACTCAAAGCGCCGCCCTGTAAATTTTGCTCCTAGAATTTGGCATGATACTTTCCTGAAATATGCTGATTCTGAATCTTtggtatgttatttaattttgtatatgCATATACATATAATCATATATGATCAAATATGAGTATTGATATATCTATATTATTGTTACATGACTTAACACTTCTACTAGTTAGTTAGTGTAGTGGGCTTATGTGTATAGGGTTGGTTACAAAACTTATTAGTGACTTAGTTACCTTGTACAAGAGAGAAAAATCAGTTAgcagtagagtaattagtgactatatatattaataatattcttTTGTATGGTCAGTTTTTGCATTCCCATTTTCAAGTAGAATGGTGATTGAGATGTGAATAAGAAATATACTCTCCCTTCTCTGAGTTTCGTGAAGTCGCTCTTTCACCTTCCAGAACTCACCACTTtcacatggtgcggtgagcgtggatAGAAGGGTTGAGAAACTTTGAAAGAAACTTGAATGCAACTTCGATTTCGTCTCCCTGCTGATTCAATTAACCTGCATGCAGTTTCAATTCCTTCTTCTTGCAAATTCAATttcatcttcttctccttctttctttcctctttgatttcatcttcttctcagtttcttcttcttctttgtttcttcttcttcttccttctcccttaaACTCACAAAATAGAGACTGATGAGAGCTACTTTGTTCTACACAAAACTAGTCCAGACAAATAGTGATCCGATCAGCGAGTTCTAGGGCGAAATTCTACAAATCCATCAGTTCTtgaaattttctttaaaattaaatccagagcaagaaattgaagaaatggCGTCAGATAACAATCCACCGTTCTCCTCTGTAGACATCCAGGCTCTTGCAAGTTTGGTTAACCAGATCAATCTTATGCAATTGAATGCAACAAGAACGCAATCAAATCCTGCATTGGATCCAGTGAGTCCCTATTTTTTGCATCCCGGAGAAAATTCAGGTTCTTCTTTACTTTCGACTCCTTTAGTAGGAAACAATTACCAAATTTGGGAGAAAGCTATGTGGAGAGCACTTACATCAAAGAATAAACTAGGATTTATAGATGGATCAATTA
This region of Arachis hypogaea cultivar Tifrunner chromosome 8, arahy.Tifrunner.gnm2.J5K5, whole genome shotgun sequence genomic DNA includes:
- the LOC112705330 gene encoding probable sesquiterpene synthase, with product MLIDSIQHLSISCHFEHEIDEILAQIHNDFTNNNDLVTKECDLHFVALLFRLFRQKGYYISSDIFNKFKNRRGEFDEITDVQGMWSLYEAAQLRVHGEDILEEAHEFTYNRLKSITNQLSPSLGDQINQSLGQPFHKTIPRMKARSYISFYEKDPSCDKVDLLNFAKLDFNMVQKLYKKEIGSNTKWWRESDFATKVPYARDRIVEVFFWPFAMNSEPKYSTARQIITKLVLCISLVDDTYDVYGTVEELELFTRAIQRWDIRYIESLPECFKVVFNAIVECLMEIDVFMNDVNGDSSLVLQHVKQAFSNFVQGYMVEAKWCHEGYIPTYDEYKINGVLTSANPLFTTVFTAFGEFATKEIFGWISDIPLILKTTSLVGRLLNDLASHKFEQQREHVASAVESCMKQYDFSEEEAYEFIKKDINDSWKDMNEEYLKLTEKIPRPILDCIVNLARICEFLYANFEDKYTNCELLNDHIMALLLDPIIV